TGCAAAACGTCTAGGTAAAAATTTTTATCAGTGACCAAATTAGAATGTATTTAATATAGTAGGTTAAAAAAGTTGTTAAACACGTAAGACAAACTGATTGATAGCAACGTTCTATCGTTTTAAAGGAAGTGGATCCGTGACATTCTGCAGCTGGTCCACTACTCCAAGGTAACTATCGACTTGGTTTTAGtgaatctattttgtttttaattatagtgATTTATTAGCTCAGTATCTAGAAATTACGTATATTTTGTGCTACTGTCATCAATGTGTAAAATCCtgtttttattagtatttatgCACTTGGTTCCCATTTCGAGCCTCTGGTCTTTTCTGGGATAAGTGGTGTCTGCCCAGCGTCTCCCGGTTGTCAGTGGTCAGGAGCAGCTGAGCTCTAGTCTGCCAGCTGCTCTGCTCTTTCTGGGAATGAGGTGGCGGCTGCCCCTCAGGGTGTCTCCATGGCTCAGCTTCTGGGGTGGTGGAGCTGAGGAGCCCCAGGGGTGGGGGGGGACAGCTGGGAGATGGAGGTAGCACCTGCTCCCCCAGATCAGTACTGGCTCTGAGGACAGGTGAGTGGTGGGAAGACCAAAGAATGGCTGGTGGCGCTGCCAGGGTTGGAAATGGGGGCAAGATCCTGGGTCTCTCCGCCCTGGGGCCTCCCTCACCCGTCTTGGCGGCCAAGGCCTCAGGGATGGATcctaggtggctgaggcacagcAGTGGCTGGAAGGTGCCccgtggaggcagaggtggaggtgggccCAGCGGCTCCCACCTGTGGCCATGGCGGGCACCGGGCATAGGAGCTGGTTGGTGGCCGGTTCTGCGTGTTCTTGTTGCCTGTCGTCTGTAACTCTAGTGTTCAACATTAGCCGTGATACTGTGGTGTCACGACGTGTGTAACTGTGGTCAGCAGACCTTGTTCCGTGTGGACGCGTCACGTGGATTAATTTCTGGAAGCCTCAATCTGTATGTTTATTTAGATGAGAATGTTATTTGAATGGAATTTTCTTAACCCAGAAGGGTAGTATTTATAATCATTTACTTGTAGCAAACTGTTTAAAGTTAAcacttgtttaaatttttttacactATAGCATTTATGCAATGGTTTACAGAACTCATGGAGTTATTTTTATCAGTATGGGAATTAATTAAAACCTTGAATCTTTGCTTTGTTTGCTTCTCTGAGCACAAGCCTGGCCAGCTGGTCCCTGGGGGTCCTACCAGCCAGCTTCTCTGTAGGGCTCTCGGCCGTGTCCACCTCTGCCCTCCCACCACAAGGTCACAAACTGCCACGCAGTCCTGGGTCACCCCGCAGCTGTGCTGGAGGCTTGGCTCTGGGCGTCTTGTGGCCCAAGTGCTCCAAGTTGGAAGTTTCTGCCAAAACACCAGGTGGCCAATCCTCACCTGGACCCACAGGTGGTGAGTGTGACGGTGGACCTGGCCCTCTCCCCACAGGTGACTCACCTGTGGGCCTCGTGTGGGGGATGCCATGCTGGGTGAGCAAACCTTTCAGCCTTTTGATCTCCTTTGACAGTTCTTTATGAGCCTACGACAAAAAGAGTTCAAGGGAAAGGCCAGGTGAGGGGGGGCTACTGCATGCCGCCACCTCCCCCCAATATGGTACCTTCCTGCAGTTTTCCAGGGTCTCAAACCCTAAGCTGTTGGGACCTCCCTCGAGCTGAGTGGGTTCGTTTTCTTCTGGGGTCTTTAAGTAGCCAGCATCCTCAAAAAGTGTCCTCAGCAACTTCTCATGGCCCTGAAGGTGGAGGATGCAGGGGCAGCACCCAGCTCCCAGCCAGGCCCGCCAGGGGCCACCCCGAGCGCACACTTACCTGGGAGGTGATCAGCTCATCCGCCAGGTCCTGCTCTACCCGGTCCCACCGCCGTTGCAGGGCTTCTGGCAGGGTCGGGTACACTGAGGACCCAAGAGAAGCCAGACTCAGCTGCACCCCGTGTCCCAACCCTGGCCCCCACCACTGCAGGGCCTCCAGCAGGGCTGTGTGCACAGCTGACCCCCCTGGGCTCAACTGCGTCCCGCACCCCTACCTAGCAAGGCGTGGGGGTGGCAGACGAGGGGGGTCTCGAATGTCAGCGCGTAGACGCAGGTGCTTGGCTCGGACACGTGGGCCAGCCTGTTGCTTTTTCCACACGCCAGCTCCACCTGGGGAGGGAACATGGGTGGGTGGGTTGGGGAGACGGGGGCCCCTCTTCCCGGGCTCCCGTCTGAGATCCCACCTTGCTCTGCCGGCTGCGGGAACGGCAGGCGTCACCGTCCCTCATCCACATGCCCGTGAAGGTGTTGTTGGCGATCTCCCACTCGTGCCAGATGCTGGGGAGACACGGGCACGGCGCGTGAGGCCGGGCGGGGAGCGGCGCTGCTGCTGGGATCCCTGGCCCGGCCCCACTCACCCGAGGATCCCACTGTAGGCGTTCCAGCGGAAGGTCTGCTCGTGCTGGGTCACGTTGTGGAACGGGCAGAACTCATACTTGTACCTGGGGACACAGGTGGCATGAGGGAGGGTCCGCAGGCTGCGCCCCAGCCCACCCTCGCACCCACCCTGCACTCACGTGGACTCCACCAGGCTGAAGCACTTGCCCGAGAGTCGGAAGAGATGCGCGGGCCCTGGAAGAGACCTTACACTGATCCCCAGGCTCCTGTCTGCAAAGACTGGCAGAGCCTGTCTGCAAAGgaccagttttcttcttttttgagacagagtctcgctctgtcacccaggctggagtgcagtggtacgatctcggctcactgcaagctccgcctcccggattcacaccattctcctgcctcagcctcccgagtagctgggactacaggtgccctccaccacgcccggctaattttttgtattttcagtagagatggtgtttcaccgcattagccaggatggtctcgatctcctgacctcgtgatccgccactttggcctcccaatgtgctaggattacaggcgtgagccaccgtgcctggccaagaaccagttttcaacaaaaagcacaagacgttcaaagaaacaggaaaacaggtACCATTCAACGGAAGAAACTGACAAAACCAAGAATTCTAAAAATAGCCCTTCAAAAATGGGAGTTAAGGCTTGGTAttgtgtggctcacgcctgtaatcccagcactttgggaggccaaggggggaagactgcttgaggccaggagtaggacaccagcctgggcaacaccgtgaGAACCCCGTGTCTACACAAAAAgcatacagaaaaaattagctgggtgtagtggtgtgcacctgtaatcttagctacttgggaggctgaggcaggagaattgcttgaactcgggaggcggagattgcagtgagctgagattgcaccactgcactccagcctgtgtgacagagcaagaccctgtctccccaccccccaaaaaagagaggACATTCCCAGATAAAAGCTTCAGGAGTTGGTTGCCTGCAGGCCCGTGTGCTCTCCGGGGAAGTGAGCAGGCAGACAGCAGC
This genomic stretch from Nomascus leucogenys isolate Asia chromosome 18, Asia_NLE_v1, whole genome shotgun sequence harbors:
- the GNPTG gene encoding N-acetylglucosamine-1-phosphotransferase subunit gamma isoform X3, coding for MAAGLARLLLLFGLSARGPAPVGAAKMKVVEEPNTFGVNNPFLPQASRLQAKRDPSPVSGPAHLFRLSGKCFSLVESTYKYEFCPFHNVTQHEQTFRWNAYSGILGIWHEWEIANNTFTGMWMRDGDACRSRSRQSKVELACGKSNRLAHVSEPSTCVYALTFETPLVCHPHALLVYPTLPEALQRRWDRVEQDLADELITSQGHEKLLRTLFEDAGYLKTPEENEPTQLEGGPNSLGFETLENCRKAHKELSKEIKRLKGLLTQHGIPHTRPTD
- the GNPTG gene encoding N-acetylglucosamine-1-phosphotransferase subunit gamma isoform X2, which codes for MAAGLARLLLLFGLSARGPAPVGAAKMKVVEEPNTFGVNNPFLPQASRLQAKRDPSPVSGPAHLFRLSGKCFSLVESTYKYEFCPFHNVTQHEQTFRWNAYSGILGIWHEWEIANNTFTGMWMRDGDACRSRSRQSKVELACGKSNRLAHVSEPSTCVYALTFETPLVCHPHALLVYPTLPEALQRRWDRVEQDLADELITSQGHEKLLRTLFEDAGYLKTPEENEPTQLEGGPNSLGFETLENCRKAHKELSKEIKRLKGLLTQHGIPHTRPTETSNLEHLGHKTPRAKPPAQLRGDPGLRGSL
- the GNPTG gene encoding N-acetylglucosamine-1-phosphotransferase subunit gamma isoform X1 — protein: MAAGLARLLLLFGLSARGPAPVGAAKMKVVEEPNTFGVNNPFLPQASRLQAKRDPSPVSGPAHLFRLSGKCFSLVESTYKYEFCPFHNVTQHEQTFRWNAYSGILGIWHEWEIANNTFTGMWMRDGDACRSRSRQSKVELACGKSNRLAHVSEPSTCVYALTFETPLVCHPHALLVYPTLPEALQRRWDRVEQDLADELITSQGHEKLLRTLFEDAGYLKTPEENEPTQLEGGPNSLGFETLENCRKAHKELSKEIKRLKGLLTQHGIPHTRPTGESPVGRGPGPPSHSPPVGPGEDWPPGVLAETSNLEHLGHKTPRAKPPAQLRGDPGLRGSL